From Lemur catta isolate mLemCat1 chromosome 19, mLemCat1.pri, whole genome shotgun sequence, a single genomic window includes:
- the NOP53 gene encoding ribosome biogenesis protein NOP53, producing the protein MAPGSSGGGGRPCSKSNADSGFLGLRPTSVDPALRRRRRGPRNKKRGWRRLAEEPLGLEVDQFLEDVRLQERTSGGLVSEAPNEKLFFVDTGSKQKELKKKRTKFQKKSLLLKKPLRVDLILENTSKVPAPKDILAHQAPNAKKLRRKEQLWEKLAKQGELPREVRRAQARLLNPPVAKAKPGPQDTVERPFYDLWALDNPLDRPLVGQDEFFLEQTKKKGVKRPPRLHTKPSQAPAVEVMPAGASYNPSFEDHQTLLSAAHEVELQRQKEAEKLERQLALPTGEQAATQESTFRELCEGLLEESDGEGEPGEGKSPRVAEAEAGLAPARLATAEKKTEQQRRREKEARRLRAQQAAVRAARLRHQELFRLRGIKAQVARRLAELALRRRRRQAQRLAEADKPRRLGRLKYQAPDIDVQLSSELSDSLRTLKPEGNILRDRFKSFQRRNMIEPRERAKFKRKYKVKLVEKRAFREIQ; encoded by the exons ATGGCGCCAGGAAGCAGTGGCGGTGGTGGTAGGCCTTGCTCGAAAAGCAATGCCGATTCCGGTTTCCTGGGGCTGCGGCCCACTTCGGTGGACCCGGCGCTAAGGCGGCGGCGGCGAGGCCCGAGAAATAAGAAGCGGGGCTGGCGGCGGCTCGCTGAGGAGCCACTGGGGCTGGAGGTTGATCAGTTCCTGGAGGACGTGCGGTTGCAGGAGCGCACGAGCGG AGGCTTGGTGTCAGAGGCCCCCAACGAAAAGCTCTTCTTCGTGGACACTGGCTCCAAGCAAAAAG AGCTGAAAAAGAAGAGGACCAAATTCCAGAAAAAGTCACTGCTTCTCAAGAAACCCCTTCGTGTCGACCTCATCCTTGAGAACACATCCAAGGTCCCTGCCCCCAAAGA CATCCTCGCTCACCAGGCCCCCAATGCCAAGAAACTCCGGCGGAAGGAGCAGCTATGGGAGAAGCTGGCGAAGCAGGGCGAGCTGCCCCGAGAGGTGCGCAGGGCCCAGGCCCGGCTTCTCAACCCTCCTGTGGCCAAGGCCAAGCCCGGGCCCCAGGACACCGTCGAGCGGCCCTTCTACGACCTCTGGGCCCTGGACA ACCCTCTGGACAGGCCGTTGGTTGGCCAGGACGAGTTTTTCTTGGAGCAGACTAAGAAGAAAGGAGTGAAG CGGCCACCACGTCTCCACACCAAGCCCTCCCAGGCTCCCGCCGTGGAGGTGATGCCTGCTGGAGCCTCCTACAACCCGTCCTTTGAAGACCACCAG ACCCTGCTGTCAGCAGCGCATGAGGTGGAGCTGCAGCGGCAGAAGGAGGCGGAGAAGCTGGAGCGgcagctggccctgcccaccGGGGAGCAGGCCGCCACCCAG GAGTCCACGTTCCGGGAGCTCTGCGAGGGGCTGCTGGAGGAGTCCGATGGCGAGGGGGAGCCGGGCGAGGGCAAGAGCCCCAGGGTCGCAGAAGCTGAGGCCGGCCTCGCGCCCGCCCGCCTGGCCACCGCTGAGAAGAAGACggagcagcagcggcggcgggaGAAGGAGGCCCGCAGGCTG cGGGCACAGCAGGCTGCGGTGCGGGCCGCCCGGCTCCGGCACCAGGAGCTGTTCAGGCTCCGCGGGATCAAGGCCCAGGTGGCCCGGCGGCTGGCGGAGCTGGCGCTGCGGCGGAGGCGGCGGCAGGCACAGCGGCTGGCCGAGGCCGACAAGCCCCGCAGGCTGGGGCGGCTCAA GTATCAGGCCCCCGACATTGACGTGCAGCTCAGCTCGGAGCTGTCGGACTCGCTCAGGACCCTGAAG CCCGAGGGCAACATCCTCCGAGACCGGTTCAAGAGCTTCCAGAGGAGGAATATGATCGAGCCTCGTGAGAGAGCCAA GTTCAAGCGCAAGTACAAAGTGAAGCTTGTGGAGAAGCGGGCGTTCCGTGAGATCCAGTGA